A section of the Hevea brasiliensis isolate MT/VB/25A 57/8 chromosome 17, ASM3005281v1, whole genome shotgun sequence genome encodes:
- the LOC131169233 gene encoding protein COP1 SUPPRESSOR 2-like: MLKKKNFRKRTIEEADDQNNDDNNNNNNKAASDDEEERRLALEEVKFLQKQRERKSGIPAIPSVQIGNLVSKKVTEKNDGDGEKEELVLQDTFAQETAVMVEDPNMLKYVEQELAKKRGKNIDETNQVENDLKRAEDELYKIPEHLKVKRRNSEESSTQWTTGIAEVQLPIEYKLRNIEETEAAKKLLQEKRLMGQAKSEFSIPSSYSADYFQRGRDYAEKLRREHPELYKDRSSQDDGAGAKPAENNADATRREAATDEFMLERFRKRERHRVMRR; the protein is encoded by the exons ATGCTAAAAAAGAAGAATTTCCGTAAGAGAACTATCGAGGAAGCAGACGACCAGAACAACGacgacaacaacaacaacaacaacaaagcCGCATCCGATGACGAAGAAGAGAGGAG ATTGGCATTGGAGGAAGTCAAATTCCTGCAGAAACAGAGGGAAAGAAAGTCAGGAATCCCTGCAATTCCATCGGTGCAAATTGGGAATTTAGTATCCAAAAAAGTGACTGAAAAGAACGATGGAGATGGAGAGAAGGAAGAGCTCGTTCTTCAAGATACTTTTGCTCAAGAAACAGCAGTCATGGTTGAAGATCCCAACAT GTTGAAGTATGTTGAACAAGAATTGGCAAAGAAAAGGGGGAAGAACATTGATGAAACAAATCAAGTTGAAAATGACTTAAAACGTGCTGAAGATGAATTATACAAAATTCCTGAACATCTTAAG GTGAAAAGGAGAAACTCAGAAGAAAGCTCTACTCAGTGGACTACTGGCATTGCAGAGGTTCAACTGCCCATTGA GTACAAACTGAGAAATATTGAGGAAACAGAGGCTGCCAAGAAACTTTTACAGGAGAAACGGCTAATGGGTCAGGCAAAATCAGAGTTTAGCATCCCATCAAGTTACAGTGCAGATTATTTCCAACGTGGCAGGGATTATGCTGAGAAACTTCGAAGAG AACATCCTGAGCTATACAAGGACAGAAGTTCACAAGATGATGGTGCTGGAGCAAAGCCAGCTGAAAATAACGCTGATGCAACCCGTAGAGAAGCTGCAACAGATGAGTTCATGCTAGAGCGTTTCCGAAAGCGAGAACGGCATCGGGTCATGCGGAGATGA